A single Coregonus clupeaformis isolate EN_2021a chromosome 39, ASM2061545v1, whole genome shotgun sequence DNA region contains:
- the LOC121554705 gene encoding prostaglandin D2 receptor 2-like: MMPLCFVSLQCCTQEFRVKVDSVRSRISTVKMTTSSSSPVYCPLIQAMVNASVPSNSSAEVGSLSLATVCLHGLVSCFGILENILILGVVGFRVRRTVISMWILNLAASDLLSTASLPFFTLFLARGESWTLGTTFCKLHSSLFFLNMFVSAFLLAAISLDRCLVVLKPIWVHNRRNVRLVGRVCGIIWALALLCTVPYYLFRDTIHRRDGRIMCYYNYAQYLPVREFDLKERCEARQDALAFSKLLLAFIIPLVVIVWSYVSVTISIARRGRNRRPFRFVRLVVAVMMSFVICWAPYHIFSVLEAVAQYRPSLRGLVARGLPPTASLAFLNSVLNPILYVFSCPDLCNKIRQSLGAVLESVLAEDLGEWSRRQSTQRSSISTSELLLRGRRSHNNAPSLRGGDSRAEVEMAQGTMEPHPAN, encoded by the coding sequence ATGATGCCTCTTTGCTTTGTTTCTTTGCAGTGTTGTACACAGGAATTCAGAGTCAAAGTGGACAGTGTCAGAAGCAGAATCTCAACTGTCAAGATGACCACTTCTAGCAGCAGCCCCGTCTACTGCCCTCTCATCCAGGCCATGGTGAACGCCAGCGTACCCTCCAACTCCTCGGCTGAGGTGGGGTCTCTGAGCCTGGCCACAGTGTGTCTCCACGGCCTGGTCTCCTGCTTCGGCATCCTGGAGAACATCCTCATCCTGGGGGTCGTGGGCTTCCGCGTCCGCCGTACCGTCATCAGCATGTGGATCCTCAACCTGGCTGCCTCGGACCTCCTGTCCACGGCCTCCCTCCCCTTCTTCACCCTCTTCCTGGCCCGCGGAGAGTCCTGGACCCTGGGCACCACCTTCTGCAagctccactcctccctcttctTCCTCAATATGTTCGTCAGCGCCTTCCTGCTGGCGGCCATCTCTCTGGACCGCTGTCTGGTGGTTCTCAAGCCCATCTGGGTCCACAACCGGAGGAACGTGCGGCTGGTTGGCAGGGTGTGTGGAATCATCTGGGCCCTGGCTTTACTCTGTACGGTACCGTACTACCTGTTCCGGGATACTATTCATCGGCGTGACGGGCGGATCATGTGTTACTATAACTATGCCCAGTATCTCCCTGTTAGGGAGTTTGACCTAAAAGAGCGGTGTGAAGCACGCCAGGATGCCCTGGCATTCTCTAAGCTCCTCCTGGCCTTCATAATCCCCCTGGTGGTCATTGTGTGGAGCTATGTGTCAGTGACCATTAGTATCGCGCGGCGTGGCCGCAACCGGCGCCCTTTCCGCTTCGTGCGGCTAGTGGTAGCAGTGATGATGAGCTTTGTGATCTGCTGGGCTCCATACCACATCTTCAGCGTCCTGGAGGCTGTAGCCCAGTATCGACCCTCTCTCCGGGGCCTTGTGGCCCGTGGCCTGCCCCCCACCGCCAGCCTAGCCTTCCTCAACAGTGTGCTAAACCCCATCCTCTATGTGTTCAGCTGCCCGGACCTGTGCAATAAGATAAGACAGTCCCTGGGGGCGGTGCTGGAGAGCGTGCTGGCGGAGGACCTAGGGGAGTGGTCACGGCGACAAAGCACGCAGAGATCTTCCATCAGTACCTCAGAGCTGCTGCTGAGGGGGAGGAGGTCCCACAACAATGCCCCCAGCCTGAGAGGAGGAGACTCCAGGGCGGAGGTGGAGATGGCGCAGGGGACGATGGAACCACACCCTGCTAACTGA